The Peribacillus sp. FSL P2-0133 genome has a segment encoding these proteins:
- a CDS encoding solute carrier family 23 protein, translated as MEETKRDIVLDVEDVPKAGQWITLSIQHLFAMFGATVLVPFLVGLSPAVALVSSGLGTLSYLLITKGKIPAYLGSSFAFISPIIAAKALGGPEAAMIGCFAAGFIYGIVALIIQKVGLRWLMNILPPVVVGPVIIVIGLSLAGTAVDMAMYDPQDKYSVTYIVIALITLAVTIICNVFFKGFINLIPILMGIIVGYGCSAVAGIIDYEPIKSAQWWEMPEFMFPYVTYTPSFSWEVIAIMVPVAIVTLSEHIGHQMVLSKVVGRNFLENPGLHRSILGDGAGIMIGSLIGGPPLTSYGENIGVLTMTKAYSVYIIGGAALTAIIFGFNGKISAVISSIPTAVMGGISILLFGIIASSGLRMLIDNKVDFDKKRNLMIASVILVLGIGGAFVQLSETVSLSGMALSAIVGILLNLILPDREKISGDIFEK; from the coding sequence ATGGAAGAAACTAAAAGGGACATCGTACTGGATGTCGAGGACGTGCCAAAGGCTGGCCAGTGGATTACGTTAAGCATCCAGCATTTGTTCGCCATGTTCGGTGCAACGGTGCTGGTGCCATTCTTGGTAGGATTGAGCCCGGCGGTAGCACTGGTTTCAAGCGGATTGGGCACACTTTCATACTTATTGATAACCAAAGGTAAGATACCTGCTTATCTCGGTTCATCTTTCGCTTTCATTTCGCCAATCATCGCGGCTAAGGCTCTAGGAGGTCCGGAAGCGGCCATGATCGGCTGTTTTGCAGCAGGGTTCATATATGGGATAGTAGCTTTGATTATCCAAAAAGTCGGATTGCGCTGGTTGATGAATATACTTCCTCCGGTTGTGGTGGGTCCGGTGATTATCGTAATCGGATTAAGCCTAGCCGGAACGGCCGTGGACATGGCAATGTATGATCCACAAGATAAATACAGCGTCACATATATAGTGATAGCGCTGATTACTTTAGCGGTAACCATCATCTGCAACGTGTTCTTTAAGGGATTCATTAACTTGATCCCCATTTTAATGGGAATCATAGTCGGCTACGGCTGTTCGGCTGTTGCAGGTATAATAGATTATGAACCGATCAAGTCAGCCCAATGGTGGGAAATGCCTGAATTCATGTTTCCCTATGTAACCTATACACCGTCCTTCTCATGGGAAGTCATTGCCATCATGGTACCGGTCGCCATCGTAACTTTATCAGAACATATCGGACACCAGATGGTACTGAGCAAAGTAGTCGGCAGAAATTTTTTGGAAAATCCCGGTTTGCATCGCTCGATTTTAGGAGATGGAGCAGGAATCATGATTGGTTCCTTAATCGGTGGGCCGCCGCTGACTTCATATGGCGAGAATATTGGGGTCCTGACTATGACAAAGGCGTACAGTGTGTATATCATCGGTGGGGCAGCATTGACTGCAATCATCTTTGGCTTTAACGGTAAGATTTCAGCAGTCATCAGCTCGATACCTACAGCTGTGATGGGCGGTATTTCCATCTTGCTCTTCGGTATCATCGCATCAAGTGGATTGAGGATGCTGATTGATAATAAGGTCGATTTTGACAAGAAAAGGAACCTGATGATAGCTTCAGTCATCCTGGTGTTAGGAATCGGAGGAGCGTTCGTACAACTATCGGAAACGGTATCGCTTTCCGGAATGGCACTTTCAGCCATCGTCGGAATCCTTCTTAACTTGATTCTTCCGGACCGTGAAAAAATATCCGGAGATATATTTGAAAAATAA
- the pyrR gene encoding bifunctional pyr operon transcriptional regulator/uracil phosphoribosyltransferase PyrR, with product MNEKAIVLDEQAISRALTRIAHEIIEKNKGIENCVLIGIRTRGIFLADRLAKRINQIEGKEIELGELDITLYRDDLSKKTNDGEPIVKGSDIPVNITDKKVILVDDVLFTGRTVRAAMDALVDLGRPSQIQLAVLVDRGHRELPIRADFVGKNVPTSQSEKITVTLTEVDEVDQVTILEN from the coding sequence TTGAATGAGAAAGCCATAGTACTTGATGAGCAGGCCATTAGCAGAGCCTTGACGAGAATTGCCCATGAAATTATTGAGAAAAATAAGGGTATTGAGAATTGCGTCTTAATCGGGATACGTACTCGCGGGATTTTCCTCGCTGACCGACTTGCAAAGCGCATCAATCAAATAGAAGGCAAGGAAATAGAACTTGGTGAACTGGATATTACACTTTATCGTGATGACCTTTCGAAAAAGACCAATGATGGGGAACCCATCGTAAAAGGCTCAGACATTCCGGTCAATATCACTGACAAGAAAGTGATTTTAGTGGATGATGTTCTTTTCACAGGCAGAACCGTTAGAGCGGCAATGGATGCTCTGGTGGATTTGGGAAGACCTTCGCAGATCCAGCTCGCCGTATTAGTGGATAGGGGACATAGGGAATTGCCGATTCGCGCGGATTTTGTCGGCAAAAACGTTCCGACTTCTCAATCTGAAAAAATTACAGTTACTTTAACAGAAGTAGATGAAGTAGATCAAGTTACTATATTAGAAAACTAA